A genomic window from Glycine soja cultivar W05 chromosome 10, ASM419377v2, whole genome shotgun sequence includes:
- the LOC114370701 gene encoding transcription factor MYB4-like, producing MVRAPCCEKMGLKKGPWTPEEDQILMSYIQKHGHGNWRALPKLAGLLRCGKSCRLRWINYLRPDIKRGNFSSEEEEIIIKMHELLGNRWSAIAAKLPGRTDNEIKNVWHTHLKKRLMNSDTNKRVSKPRIKRSDSNSSTLTQSEPTSSSGCTTSSDFSSFSEGTKNMDNMIKREDIESMETVMPPIDESFWPQETVDYESSTMMQSSNSWTISNELAPPQYQFNSVETFQQQSVGYNDSKFDDGMDFWYDIFIKSGESIELPEF from the exons ATGGTTAGAGCTCCTTGTTGTGAAAAGATGGGATTGAAAAAGGGTCCTTGGACCCCAGAGGAAGATCAAATCCTCATGTcatacatccaaaaacatggcCATGGAAATTGGCGTGCCCTCCCAAAGCTTGCAG GACTATTGAGGTGTGGAAAGAGCTGCAGACTAAGGTGGATTAACTATCTAAGGCCTGATATCAAGAGAGGCAATTTCTCAAGTGAAGAAGAGGAAATTATCATTAAGATGCATGAGTTGCTGGGGAACAG GTGGTCAGCAATTGCAGCAAAATTACCAGGAAGAACtgacaatgaaataaaaaatgtgtggCACACCCACTTGAAAAAGAGGTTAATGAATTCAGATACCAACAAAAGGGTTTCCAAGCCAAGAATCAAACGATCTGATTCCAATTCCAGCACACTTACTCAATCAGAACCTACATCATCATCAGGATGCACTACTTCTAGTGATTTTTCATCATTTAGTGAAGGGACTAAAAACATGGACAACATGATCAAGAGGGAAGACATAGAGTCTATGGAGACAGTAATGCCTCCAATTGATGAAAGCTTTTGGCCACAAGAAACAGTGGATTATGAAAGCTCCACCATGATGCAATCATCAAATTCTTGGACAATTTCTAATGAATTAGCACCCCCTCAATACCAATTTAATTCAGTGGAAACCTTTCAACAGCAAAGTGTTGGTTATAATGATTCAAAATTTGATGATGGCATGGATTTCTGGTATGACATATTCATCAAATCAGGAGAGTCAATCGAATTGCCAGAGTTCTGA
- the LOC114369527 gene encoding probable inorganic phosphate transporter 1-3, producing MAGELGVLNALDVAKTQWYHFTAIVIAGMGFFTDAYDLFCISLVTKLLGRLYYTEPGAAKPGTLPPRVQASVTGVALCGTLAGQLFFGWLGDKMGRKRVYGLTLILMVVCSLASGLSFGSTPEGVMATLCFFRFWLGFGIGGDYPLSATIMSEYANKKTRGAFIAAVFAMQGFGILAGGVVALIVSYAYDQKYKLPSYAQNPEASLDPAFDYVWRIVLMFGAIPAALTYYWRMKMPETARYTALVAKNAKQAAADMSKVLQVELEAEEEKVMKLTENESNKYGLFTKEFAKRHGLHLLGTTTTWFLLDIAFYSQNLFQKDIFSAIGWIPPAKEMNAIHEVYKIARAQTLIALCSTVPGYWFTVALIDYMGRFAIQLMGFFFMTVFMFALAIPYHHWSEKENRIGFVVMYSLTFFFANFGPNATTFVVPAEIFPARLRSTCHGISAAAGKAGAIVGAFGFLYAAQSKDPSKTDAGYPTGIGIKNSLIMLGVINFIGMLFTLLVPEAKGKSLEELSGENNENDAEHAVSARTVPV from the exons ATGGCTGGAGAACTTGGAGTGCTGAATGCACTTGATGTGGCAAAGACACAATGGTACCACTTCACTGCAATTGTGATAGCTGGAATGGGTTTCTTTACTGATGCCTATGATCTCTTCTGCATTTCCCTAGTCACCAAGCTACTAGGGAGGCTATATTACACAGAACCAGGTGCAGCAAAGCCGGGAACTCTTCCTCCAAGAGTTCAAGCTTCTGTGACTGGTGTTGCACTGTGTGGCACATTAGCTGGCCAACTATTCTTTGGTTGGCTTGGTGACAAAATGGGGAGAAAAAGAGTCTATGGACTAACTCTTATCCTCATGGTAGTCTGCTCCCTTGCCTCAGGACTCTCCTTTGGGTCAACTCCAGAGGGTGTCATGGCCACACTTTGCTTCTTCAGGTTCTGGCTAGGCTTCGGGATTGGTGGTGACTACCCTCTTTCTGCCACAATTATGTCTGAATATGCAAACAAGAAGACACGTGGCGCATTCATAGCCGCGGTGTTTGCAATGCAAGGATTTGGAATCCTGGCTGGTGGAGTGGTGGCATTGATTGTCTCATATGCATATGATCAAAAGTACAAACTTCCTAGTTATGCACAGAATCCAGAAGCATCCTTGGATCCTGCATTTGACTATGTTTGGAGAATAGTTTTGATGTTTGGTGCAATTCCAGCTGCACTCACCTACTACTGGCGCATGAAGATGCCAGAGACAGCACGTTACACAGCCCTTGTGGCCAAGAATGCAAAACAAGCTGCTGCAGACATGTCTAAGGTGTTGCAAGTGGAACTTGAAGCTGAAGAGGAAAAGGTGATGAAATTGACAGAGAATGAGAGTAACAAGTATGGTTTGTTCACCAAGGAATTTGCGAAACGCCATGGCCTGCATTTGTTGGGAACCACCACCACTTGGTTCTTGTTGGACATAGCATTCTACAGCCAAAATCTTTTCCAAAAGGACATTTTCAGTGCAATTGGGTGGATCCCTCCAGCAAAGGAAATGAATGCAATCCACGAG GTGTATAAGATTGCAAGAGCACAAACACTTATAGCACTGTGCAGTACTGTGCCAGGTTACTGGTTCACAGTGGCATTAATTGATTACATGGGCCGTTTCGCCATCCAATTGATGGGGTTCTTCTTCATGACTGTGTTCATGTTTGCTTTGGCTATACCATATCATCACTGGAGTGAGAAAGAAAACAGAATTGGGTTTGTGGTGATGTACTCtttaacctttttctttgcCAATTTTGGTCCAAATGCCACCACATTTGTTGTGCCAGCAGAAATTTTCCCTGCAAGGCTAAGGTCCACTTGCCATGGAATCTCTGCTGCTGCAGGAAAAGCTGGTGCAATTGTGGGTGCATTTGGGTTCCTATATGCTGCACAAAGCAAGGACCCTTCCAAGACTGATGCAGGGTACCCTACTGGTATTGGGATTAAGAACTCACTCATTATGCTTGGTGTGATCAACTTCATTGGGATGCTATTCACCTTGCTGGTTCCTGAAGCAAAGGGGAAATCACTGGAGGAGTTGAGTGGGGAGAATAATGAAAATGATGCTGAACATGCAGTGTCTGCTAGGACAGTTCCTGTTTGA
- the LOC114370032 gene encoding serine/threonine-protein phosphatase PP1-like, with amino-acid sequence MERGVLDGIINRLLQVRGRPGKQVQLSEAEIRQLCAVSRDIFLKQPNLLELEAPIKICGDIHGQYSDLLRLFEHGGFPPRSNYLFLGDYVDRGKQSLETMCLLLAYKIKYPENFFLLRGNHECASVNRVYGFYDECKRRFNVRLWKIFADCFNCMPVAAIIEEKIFCMHGGLSPELHNLSQISSLPRPTEVPESGLLCDLLWSDPSKDIEGWGENDRGVSYTFGASRVTEFLGKHDLDLICRAHQVVEDGYEFFANRQLVTIFSAPNYCGEFDNAGAMMSVDETLMCSFQILRPAEHRKPKFAFGSKTTFKAILDAARV; translated from the exons ATGGAACGTGGGGTTCTTGATGGTATCATCAATAGGCTGCTTCAAGTCAGAGGGAGACCTGGGAAACAGGTTCAGCTTTCAGAGGCAGAAATCAGGCAACTTTGTGCGGTTTCCAGAGATATCTTTTTGAAGCAGCCCAATCTATTGGAACTTGAGGCCCCAATTAAGATATGCG GAGACATCCATGGTCAATATTCTGACCTTCTGAGACTATTTGAGCATGGTGGATTTCCTCCTCGCTCCAACTACTTATTCTTAGGCGATTATGTCGACCGTGGAAAGCAAAGCCTTGAAACTATGTGTCTTCTTTTGGCCTACAAGATAAAATACCCTGAGAACTTCTTCCTTCTTAGAGGCAACCATGAATGTGCTTCTGTAAACCGCGTATACGGCTTCTATGACGAATGCAAACGAAGATTCAATGTCAGGCTGTGGAAAATATTCGCAGATTGCTTCAACTGCATGCCTGTGGCAGCTATCATTGAAGAAAAGATTTTCTGTATGCATGGTGGACTCTCTCCTGAATTGCACAATCTAAGTCAGATTAGTAGTTTGCCGCGTCCAACAGAAGTACCTGAGAGTGGTCTACTATGTGATCTCTTGTGGTCTGATCCTAGTAAAGACATTGAAGGTTGGGGAGAGAACGACCGTGGAGTTTCATATACTTTTGGTGCTAGCAGGGTCACAGAATTTCTTGGAAAGCATGATCTAGACTTGATTTGTAGAGCACACCAG GTTGTTGAAGATGGATATGAGTTTTTTGCCAATAGACAACTTGTGACTATCTTTTCTGCACCTAACTACTGTGGAGAATTTGACAATGCTGGAGCAATGATGAGTGTTGATGAGACACTCATGTGCTCTTTTCAGATACTAAGGCCTGCGGAACACAGAAAGCCTAAGTTTGCTTTTGGGAGCAAAACTACATTCAAG GCAATTCTTGATGCTGCTAGAGTATGA